One window of Microcoleus vaginatus PCC 9802 genomic DNA carries:
- a CDS encoding DUF3386 domain-containing protein, giving the protein MTEQANARDLFRAAYEHRYTWDANFPGYSADIELKQGDEVYTGHVSIKPDMSVEVSGIQDEEVQQSVYTQMRDIVTHRKRSTFEKSHGKNSFTLGEKDSTDAVDILVQGDSMGSNYKIRGLSICQVSRVMGRMAFVIDTHKSLETPEGSLATHYDAVFRNPQTDEIIKELEFEDTFDKIGDYYVMTKQVVRAKEKGQQTTTEFNYSNVKLLEPAVV; this is encoded by the coding sequence ATGACAGAGCAAGCCAACGCTCGCGATTTGTTTCGCGCTGCTTACGAACACCGCTATACCTGGGATGCCAATTTTCCCGGTTACAGTGCGGATATTGAACTCAAACAGGGCGACGAAGTATATACGGGTCATGTTTCCATCAAACCCGACATGAGCGTGGAAGTCAGCGGCATTCAAGATGAGGAAGTGCAGCAAAGCGTCTACACTCAAATGCGCGATATTGTCACCCACCGCAAACGCTCGACATTTGAAAAATCTCACGGCAAAAATAGCTTCACCCTGGGCGAGAAGGACAGCACCGACGCTGTGGACATCTTGGTGCAAGGCGACTCAATGGGCTCGAATTATAAAATCCGAGGTCTCTCAATTTGTCAAGTCAGCCGGGTGATGGGCCGCATGGCTTTCGTAATTGACACGCACAAAAGCTTAGAGACACCCGAAGGTTCTTTGGCCACCCACTACGATGCCGTTTTCCGCAACCCCCAAACCGACGAAATCATCAAAGAACTCGAATTTGAAGATACCTTTGACAAGATAGGCGACTATTATGTCATGACCAAGCAAGTTGTTCGAGCCAAAGAAAAAGGTCAACAGACAACAACCGAGTTCAACTACTCCAACGTCAAACTGCTAGAACCAGCAGTAGTGTAG
- a CDS encoding glycoside hydrolase, with translation MSHPLYVAFIWHQHQPLYKSRVSGSAGAAQYRLPWVRLHGVKDYLDLVLMLAKYPKLHQTVNLVPSLILQIEDCIADRALDPYLAVTLKPAETLNIEEQEFILEHFFDANYHTLIQPHPRYAQLYTQRQEKGIQWCLENWKLQDFSDLLAWHNLAWIDPLFWDDPEIAGWLKQGQNFSLADRKNIYSKQKEILARIIPQHRKMQAEGQLEVSTTPYTHPILPLLADTNGGRIAIPNMTLPQQRFQWEEDIPRHLRKAWEMYQDRFECQPRGLWPSEQAVSPEILPYIAKQGFKWIVSDEAVLGWTIKHFFNRDATGNVYEPEFLYRPYRLETPDGDLAIVFRDHRLSDLIGFTYGSMEPEKAASDLVGHLEAIGRTLKHRQPDGQTALENPWLVTIALDGENCWEFYPEDGKPFLESLYQTLSDNPDIKLVTVSEFLDQFPATETIPAAQLHTGSWVDGSLTTWIGDPAKNRAWDLLGPARQMLANHPEATEESNPEAWEALYAAEGSDWFWWFGEGHTSNQDAMFDQLFREHVAAIYEALGEPVPPEVRRQVEVHEVQGDHLPLSFIHPVIDGIGNEQDWDKAGRIEVGGARGTMHRSSAIQRLWYGVDHLNFYIRADFKVGVRPGIDCPQQLNLFWFYPDRTMNNSLIPLSGLPDQAPLNYRFHHQLEINLLTKSIWFQEAGEGDEWQPRISRAQVGVDKCLEVAVPWADLQIMPDWQVRLIAVLSEGDCYSSCMPEDTLIQIGMP, from the coding sequence ATGTCTCACCCCCTTTATGTAGCCTTCATTTGGCACCAACACCAACCGCTCTACAAATCCCGAGTATCAGGTAGCGCAGGAGCAGCCCAGTACCGACTGCCTTGGGTGCGCTTGCACGGAGTCAAAGACTACTTGGATTTAGTGCTAATGCTGGCAAAATATCCTAAACTGCATCAAACCGTAAACTTGGTTCCCTCCTTGATTTTGCAGATAGAAGACTGCATCGCAGACAGAGCATTAGACCCTTACTTGGCGGTGACATTAAAGCCAGCAGAAACTTTAAATATCGAAGAACAAGAGTTTATTTTAGAACACTTCTTTGACGCCAATTACCACACCCTGATTCAGCCACACCCCCGCTACGCTCAACTCTACACTCAGCGGCAGGAAAAAGGCATTCAGTGGTGTTTGGAAAACTGGAAATTGCAGGATTTTAGCGACTTGCTGGCGTGGCACAATTTAGCTTGGATTGACCCGCTATTTTGGGACGACCCCGAGATTGCAGGGTGGCTCAAACAAGGACAAAATTTTAGTTTGGCAGACCGAAAAAACATCTACTCAAAACAAAAAGAAATCCTCGCTCGCATCATTCCCCAGCACCGTAAAATGCAAGCTGAGGGACAATTGGAAGTCTCTACAACCCCCTACACGCACCCGATTTTACCCCTGCTTGCCGACACCAACGGCGGTCGCATAGCCATTCCAAACATGACGCTGCCACAACAGCGGTTTCAGTGGGAAGAAGATATTCCCCGACACCTGAGAAAAGCCTGGGAAATGTATCAAGACCGGTTTGAGTGCCAACCGCGCGGTTTGTGGCCGTCGGAACAAGCCGTCAGCCCAGAAATTTTGCCCTACATTGCCAAACAAGGCTTTAAATGGATAGTCTCGGACGAAGCAGTATTGGGGTGGACAATTAAACACTTTTTCAACCGCGACGCGACAGGGAATGTCTACGAACCAGAATTCTTATATCGCCCTTACCGTTTAGAAACTCCTGACGGCGATTTAGCCATAGTATTTAGAGACCACAGATTGTCCGACTTGATCGGGTTTACCTACGGTTCGATGGAACCGGAAAAAGCAGCATCAGATTTAGTGGGACACTTAGAAGCGATCGGCAGAACTCTCAAACACCGACAACCCGACGGCCAAACAGCTTTAGAAAATCCCTGGTTAGTGACGATCGCCCTAGACGGCGAAAATTGCTGGGAATTCTATCCCGAAGACGGCAAACCGTTCTTAGAATCCCTCTATCAAACTCTCAGCGATAATCCAGATATCAAATTAGTCACAGTCTCGGAATTTCTCGACCAATTCCCAGCAACCGAAACAATTCCCGCAGCCCAACTGCACACCGGTTCCTGGGTAGACGGTTCCCTCACAACTTGGATCGGCGATCCCGCGAAAAATCGCGCTTGGGACTTGTTAGGACCTGCGAGACAAATGCTGGCAAACCATCCAGAGGCCACAGAAGAAAGCAACCCAGAAGCTTGGGAAGCGCTTTACGCTGCAGAAGGTTCCGACTGGTTCTGGTGGTTTGGCGAAGGCCACACGTCGAACCAAGATGCTATGTTCGACCAGCTATTTCGGGAACACGTAGCGGCGATTTACGAAGCTCTCGGCGAACCCGTACCCCCGGAAGTGCGACGGCAAGTAGAGGTACACGAGGTTCAAGGCGACCACCTGCCGCTGAGCTTTATTCACCCGGTGATTGACGGTATCGGCAACGAACAGGATTGGGACAAAGCCGGCCGGATTGAAGTTGGGGGAGCCAGGGGTACGATGCACCGGAGTTCGGCAATTCAGCGCCTTTGGTACGGGGTTGACCACTTGAATTTTTATATTCGTGCCGACTTCAAGGTAGGGGTGCGGCCGGGAATTGATTGCCCGCAGCAGTTAAATTTGTTCTGGTTTTATCCCGATCGCACGATGAACAACAGTCTGATTCCCCTGTCGGGTTTGCCTGACCAAGCACCGCTAAACTATCGATTCCACCATCAGTTAGAGATTAATTTGCTAACGAAATCAATTTGGTTTCAGGAAGCAGGAGAGGGCGATGAGTGGCAGCCTCGCATCAGCAGGGCCCAAGTGGGAGTGGATAAGTGTTTGGAGGTAGCAGTGCCCTGGGCTGATTTGCAGATTATGCCAGACTGGCAGGTGAGGCTGATTGCGGTTTTATCGGAAGGGGATTGTTACTCTAGCTGTATGCCGGAAGATACTTTAATTCAGATCGGAATGCCGTAA
- a CDS encoding GAF domain-containing protein, which produces MNQQISAQSQKLLLQIGRKIRRTLDLDSIWQQTVNSLGETLGVSRCIICPYESSSLQVKVAAEYCQEPFLPMLGMEISLTAAPHFIQALATLEPVVVESFAANDPFGPQSLLVVATAYQEQANGIISLHQSQGRSSRKGKTDRPWTQSQIEFAQELAEQVGSAIALATLYQERSKRVQGLSQLKKQFLLKASHELRTPLNHIIGYLQLTIDDQADDPIEERDFIQEAHRSAIHLSKVISNILDYIELSEACQTHAELASFRNQEKSGHQ; this is translated from the coding sequence ATGAATCAGCAAATATCAGCTCAATCGCAAAAACTTTTACTCCAAATTGGCAGAAAGATTCGTCGAACCTTGGATCTCGATAGCATCTGGCAGCAAACAGTTAACAGTCTGGGAGAAACACTAGGCGTCAGCCGCTGCATCATTTGTCCCTATGAAAGTTCTAGCCTGCAAGTCAAAGTAGCTGCTGAATACTGCCAAGAACCATTTTTACCCATGCTGGGAATGGAAATCTCGCTCACAGCAGCACCTCATTTCATTCAAGCTCTAGCCACCCTCGAACCGGTGGTAGTAGAGTCCTTTGCAGCCAATGACCCTTTTGGGCCACAGTCGCTGCTAGTGGTGGCTACCGCTTATCAAGAGCAAGCTAACGGCATAATTAGCTTGCATCAGTCCCAGGGCAGATCGTCGCGGAAGGGTAAGACCGATCGACCTTGGACTCAATCCCAGATAGAATTCGCACAAGAACTTGCCGAGCAAGTAGGAAGTGCGATCGCCCTCGCCACCCTCTACCAAGAGCGTAGCAAGCGAGTACAAGGACTATCCCAGCTCAAAAAGCAATTTTTGTTGAAGGCGTCCCACGAGCTCCGCACTCCCCTAAATCACATCATCGGTTATCTACAACTAACCATAGACGATCAAGCTGACGATCCGATAGAGGAGAGAGATTTTATCCAAGAAGCTCACCGTTCGGCTATCCACCTTTCTAAGGTAATTTCCAATATCTTAGATTACATTGAGTTAAGTGAAGCTTGCCAAACTCACGCAGAGTTAGCCAGTTTCAGAAACCAGGAGAAATCAGGGCATCAGTAA
- a CDS encoding NifU family protein — protein MTLALTRDNVETVLDEMRPYLISDGGNVELVEIDGPVVHLRLQGACGSCPSSTMTLRMGIERRLREAIPEIAEVEQVM, from the coding sequence ATGACACTAGCACTAACCAGAGATAACGTCGAAACAGTTCTCGATGAAATGCGCCCCTACCTGATATCCGACGGTGGCAACGTCGAACTCGTAGAAATTGACGGGCCAGTGGTACACCTGAGACTGCAAGGAGCTTGTGGCTCTTGCCCGAGTTCCACAATGACTCTGAGAATGGGCATTGAACGTCGCCTGCGCGAGGCTATCCCAGAAATTGCCGAAGTCGAACAGGTAATGTAA
- a CDS encoding GAF domain-containing protein, producing MDSNTDFRRSSLASTVFFQELGAELVFTQDASGRYLSFYWQKAEQYNLTAEQIVDRPLSETLQPIPPAPYLDILRRALETFVPQRFSYPFGHAGQYFLFDLTLTPAIDSNGKAAKVLVMGRLLSDKPTDRRPDSPEFMLYRALPSPWDARQQMSLPASRIPGRSLPPYSEIDRKIISQIAQNLHKTLDLDTIWQQTVNSLGQVLNASRCIICSYKKDSENLETSPFLPSENQQKSSAAAAELQQSIASDPSPPLSPAQIENLQSKTFKVVAEYRQEAYSSMLGLELRAAEQPGWIQTLATLKPVAVDYASPAADPFHRHSVLVAATSYEDQPNALICLHRCGSSPKWSHVELEFARELVAQVGSAIAHATLYQELEQARAEAVALSQLKSQFLANTSHELRTPLNGILGFLKLLVDGMADDPEEAHQFIEEAYRSAVHLFNVINDILDVAKIEAGKMELDLAPVKLGELLQQVENFTRVQVEQKRLQFQIQKPAVEDEIILYGNYQRLLQVILNLTGNAIKFTGEGGIRISAEVIKKKVTINNQQFPGMVKIRVADTGIGVSLDKQDKLFESFFQVDGDRTRQYGGTGLGLAISQKLVEAMGGTVNFYSMGEGLGSTVTFTVPLYQEPLFKN from the coding sequence ATGGACTCTAACACAGATTTCCGGCGATCGAGCCTCGCCTCTACAGTTTTTTTTCAAGAGTTAGGGGCAGAATTAGTATTTACCCAAGACGCCTCTGGTCGATATCTATCTTTTTACTGGCAAAAAGCCGAGCAGTACAACCTTACAGCAGAACAAATTGTCGATCGCCCTCTCAGCGAAACCCTGCAACCCATCCCCCCTGCGCCTTATCTCGATATCCTGCGACGAGCGCTCGAAACCTTCGTGCCGCAACGCTTCAGCTATCCATTTGGCCACGCCGGACAATATTTTCTCTTCGATTTGACACTCACTCCGGCGATCGACTCAAACGGCAAAGCTGCAAAAGTCTTAGTTATGGGAAGGCTGCTGTCTGACAAACCCACAGACAGACGGCCAGACTCCCCAGAATTCATGCTCTATCGAGCTTTGCCATCCCCCTGGGACGCCCGCCAACAAATGTCGCTTCCAGCGAGCCGTATCCCCGGTCGATCGCTCCCTCCCTACTCGGAAATCGATCGTAAAATCATCTCCCAAATCGCTCAAAACCTGCACAAAACCCTCGATCTAGACACAATTTGGCAGCAAACTGTTAACAGCTTGGGGCAAGTTTTGAACGCGAGTCGCTGCATCATCTGTTCCTACAAAAAAGACAGCGAAAATCTCGAAACCTCCCCCTTCCTTCCCTCGGAAAATCAGCAAAAATCGAGCGCTGCTGCAGCCGAATTACAACAGTCAATAGCTAGCGACCCCTCACCCCCGCTTTCCCCAGCTCAAATCGAAAATCTCCAATCGAAAACTTTTAAAGTAGTAGCTGAGTACCGCCAAGAAGCTTACTCTTCTATGCTGGGATTAGAACTGCGCGCCGCCGAACAGCCAGGGTGGATTCAAACTTTAGCCACCTTAAAACCAGTAGCAGTCGATTACGCCTCCCCCGCCGCCGATCCATTCCACCGCCATTCCGTGCTCGTAGCAGCTACCTCCTATGAAGACCAACCCAATGCACTGATATGTTTGCACCGCTGTGGCAGTTCCCCGAAATGGAGTCATGTCGAACTCGAATTCGCCCGCGAGTTAGTCGCTCAAGTCGGCAGTGCGATCGCCCACGCTACACTTTACCAAGAATTAGAGCAGGCCCGCGCCGAAGCGGTGGCTCTTTCCCAACTTAAAAGTCAATTTCTTGCCAATACTTCTCACGAACTCCGCACCCCCCTCAACGGCATCCTCGGTTTCCTGAAACTGCTTGTAGACGGCATGGCAGATGACCCCGAAGAAGCGCACCAATTTATCGAAGAAGCTTACCGCTCCGCAGTACATTTGTTCAATGTGATTAACGATATTTTGGATGTCGCTAAAATCGAAGCTGGCAAAATGGAGTTAGACCTCGCTCCCGTCAAACTCGGCGAACTCTTGCAACAAGTTGAGAATTTCACACGGGTTCAAGTCGAGCAAAAGCGATTGCAATTTCAAATCCAAAAACCCGCTGTGGAGGACGAGATTATTTTGTATGGCAACTACCAACGCCTGCTTCAAGTAATCTTGAACCTCACGGGCAATGCAATTAAATTTACCGGCGAAGGGGGAATTCGTATCAGTGCTGAAGTTATTAAGAAAAAGGTGACTATTAACAACCAGCAGTTCCCCGGAATGGTGAAAATCCGAGTTGCTGATACTGGGATTGGGGTTTCTCTCGACAAGCAAGATAAATTATTTGAGTCGTTTTTTCAGGTGGACGGCGATCGTACCAGGCAATACGGCGGCACCGGTTTGGGATTGGCTATTTCTCAAAAACTGGTAGAAGCAATGGGCGGTACAGTAAATTTTTACAGTATGGGGGAAGGACTCGGATCGACTGTTACTTTTACTGTGCCGCTTTATCAAGAACCACTCTTTAAAAATTAA
- a CDS encoding PAS domain-containing sensor histidine kinase: MSRILLLVDRHQQPNLPIAHLNTEHEVIVLERALDPNSEFPFPQIAFDLCILDEANFDRIGPLVESLKAAAEPIFLPFLLVSKSQTPALFEQPFSQQAKQLERRIDDLIVSPVEPAQLHLRVENLLARRWQSLELHRLQEVIKEQTFTKSLLKDSLQTANENLQREIAKRAELETALRENSYLDSLINAMPDIVCFKDGEGRWQEANQALLEVFELEKIDYRGLKDSQLGEISIFYREALQACEVSDREAWEKGELSRGEEVIPRSNGTVKIYDVIKVPVFHPDGRRKSIVILGRDITEHKQTRDELVRLASIVESSDDGIVGKTLAGTIQSWNAGAEKIYGYCAAEIKGQSIEILAIPERPKEMPQILENIRAGASIDHYETVHLRKDGQQIDVSLTISPIKDATGAVTGVSTISRDISDSKRVEKAFEQLRHQTEMILFSAGEGICGLNKEGKVTFVNPAAVRMAGCESKQLIDRPLYESLHRAQEECSKAIQRLSPATDINSGSELVPHCAAQAGKLLPNRVSSQILATLEDGEARRVTDEIFWRRDGSSFPVEYVVAPMREQGEIIGAVVTFKDITERLAVERMKDEFISVVSHELRTPMTSIHGALGLLNSGLLDAYPQKAKRMLEIAVTNTDRLVRLVNDILDLERMESSYSTAIKQTCNVAELMLQAADEMQGMAQQAGVTLSVKPVGAQLQAVPDRLIQALTNLLSNAIKFSPSGATVWLSGELTHNPDVPEKAAHKPVSSPSLLSPEPATAPPHLLVPSSWYIVIAVKDQGRGIPPDKLEMVFERFQQVDASDSRQKGGTGLGLAICRSIVQQHGGRMWVESVLGEGSTFFLSLPLLREGLATES; this comes from the coding sequence ATGAGCCGCATTTTACTCTTGGTCGATCGCCACCAACAACCTAATTTGCCGATCGCCCACCTCAACACCGAGCATGAGGTGATCGTACTCGAGCGCGCTTTAGATCCCAACTCCGAATTTCCCTTTCCCCAAATCGCTTTTGACTTGTGCATTCTCGACGAGGCAAATTTCGATCGCATCGGGCCGCTGGTAGAATCATTAAAAGCAGCCGCCGAGCCGATATTTTTACCGTTCTTGCTTGTTAGTAAATCCCAAACGCCTGCTCTTTTTGAGCAGCCCTTTTCGCAGCAGGCAAAACAACTCGAACGCAGAATAGACGATTTGATAGTAAGTCCCGTCGAACCTGCCCAACTGCACTTGCGGGTAGAGAATTTGTTGGCCCGCAGGTGGCAGTCGCTAGAACTCCACAGACTTCAGGAAGTAATTAAAGAACAGACTTTTACAAAAAGTTTGTTAAAAGACTCGCTGCAAACGGCAAACGAAAACCTGCAACGGGAAATCGCCAAGCGGGCGGAGCTAGAAACTGCACTGCGAGAAAACTCCTATCTTGACTCGCTGATCAATGCCATGCCAGATATTGTCTGCTTCAAAGATGGCGAGGGCAGGTGGCAGGAGGCAAATCAAGCCCTATTGGAAGTGTTCGAGCTAGAAAAGATAGACTACCGCGGCCTCAAAGATTCTCAGCTAGGAGAAATCAGCATTTTTTACCGCGAGGCGCTACAGGCGTGCGAGGTGAGCGATAGAGAAGCGTGGGAAAAAGGTGAGCTTTCTAGGGGAGAAGAAGTGATTCCCCGCTCAAACGGTACTGTGAAAATCTACGATGTGATTAAAGTACCTGTATTTCACCCCGACGGCAGACGCAAAAGTATAGTGATTTTGGGTCGGGACATTACCGAACACAAGCAAACTAGAGACGAACTCGTGCGCTTGGCGTCGATTGTCGAGTCTTCCGACGACGGCATCGTCGGCAAAACCCTCGCCGGGACAATTCAGAGCTGGAACGCAGGAGCAGAGAAGATTTACGGCTACTGTGCCGCAGAAATCAAGGGGCAGTCGATCGAGATTTTAGCCATACCCGAACGCCCCAAGGAAATGCCTCAAATATTGGAAAATATTAGGGCGGGAGCCAGCATCGACCATTACGAAACCGTGCACTTGCGGAAAGACGGTCAACAGATAGATGTGTCCCTGACGATTTCTCCGATTAAAGACGCCACTGGAGCGGTAACGGGGGTTTCGACAATCTCTCGCGACATCAGCGACAGCAAGCGAGTCGAAAAAGCCTTTGAACAACTCCGCCACCAAACAGAAATGATTTTGTTCTCCGCAGGAGAAGGAATTTGCGGGTTGAACAAAGAGGGAAAAGTAACTTTTGTCAATCCTGCGGCGGTGAGAATGGCTGGGTGCGAATCGAAGCAATTGATCGATCGACCACTCTATGAAAGCTTACACCGTGCACAGGAAGAATGCTCAAAGGCGATTCAGCGACTCTCACCTGCAACAGACATCAATTCAGGCTCTGAACTTGTCCCACACTGCGCCGCACAGGCGGGCAAACTGCTGCCGAACCGGGTAAGTTCTCAAATTTTAGCCACCTTGGAAGACGGAGAGGCGCGGCGCGTCACCGATGAGATTTTTTGGCGGCGAGACGGCAGCAGTTTTCCGGTTGAGTACGTTGTCGCTCCGATGCGAGAACAAGGCGAAATTATTGGAGCTGTAGTGACTTTTAAAGATATCACGGAGCGACTTGCCGTCGAGCGCATGAAAGATGAATTCATCTCTGTTGTCAGCCACGAACTGCGGACGCCCATGACCTCAATTCACGGCGCTCTGGGCCTCCTCAACAGCGGCCTGCTTGACGCTTACCCCCAGAAAGCTAAGCGGATGCTGGAGATTGCTGTCACTAACACTGACCGTTTGGTGCGCTTGGTCAACGACATCCTAGATTTAGAGCGGATGGAGTCAAGTTACAGCACTGCCATCAAACAAACTTGCAATGTGGCTGAGCTGATGTTGCAAGCGGCTGACGAGATGCAGGGAATGGCTCAGCAGGCGGGAGTTACTCTGTCGGTGAAGCCTGTGGGGGCGCAATTGCAAGCTGTTCCCGATCGGCTAATTCAAGCCTTGACAAATTTACTCAGTAATGCAATAAAATTTTCTCCCTCCGGCGCTACGGTTTGGCTGAGCGGGGAGTTGACCCACAATCCGGATGTGCCAGAAAAAGCAGCGCACAAGCCGGTGTCGTCCCCGTCTTTGTTGTCTCCTGAGCCTGCCACCGCGCCTCCGCACTTGCTAGTTCCGAGCTCGTGGTACATCGTGATTGCTGTGAAAGACCAAGGGCGGGGTATTCCGCCAGACAAACTGGAGATGGTCTTTGAACGCTTTCAACAAGTTGATGCTTCTGATTCTCGCCAGAAGGGAGGTACTGGTTTGGGGCTGGCTATTTGTCGCAGTATCGTGCAGCAGCACGGGGGGCGGATGTGGGTGGAGAGCGTTTTGGGGGAGGGCAGCACTTTTTTCTTAAGTCTGCCACTTCTCAGGGAGGGGCTTGCAACTGAAAGTTAA
- a CDS encoding PAS domain S-box protein yields MLETVYKHLETLQEQARELPHPQQAIFTKILEDLSNSLQEMAGSRLFESATNNAAKLVEIEKNNRLLERTVAQQVGQIRQLREQLEKQISQHRRDTQALTKSEAKLQAMLRNSPDLISIVGSDGRVRYHSGTLQRLLGYNPEERIGKFHGELIHPDDLLAWQTYFGKLLESPGIGGAIEYRKRHADGSWIYMESIGNSLLYDSSVQGIIINSREIGERKQAEIAVRESELHYRVMSQITSDFAYSFKGLPDGKFTCEWATEAFERCSGIVPEELESFGWWNSELVHPDDREMLIKQLEGCTFSRTGANEYRIINQKGEVRWVRDYWQVVWDKTAERVVRLWGACQEITDRKQVELKLQLVNQLLQAQIASAPLAINCTSNDGNTVVWNRAAEQLFGWTAAEVLGKPLPNIPEGQKQDFYALLKSASNGKPQNGLEVSLLKKDGSSIDVWLWAARVRDAGGQTVGSINIFSDLSERKRIEEERQKLAAMKDMEEPFWARYVSPPKTPKKKGSG; encoded by the coding sequence ATGCTAGAAACTGTCTACAAACACTTAGAAACATTGCAGGAACAAGCTAGGGAATTGCCACACCCGCAACAGGCAATTTTCACAAAAATTTTGGAAGATTTATCAAATTCTCTACAGGAAATGGCAGGTAGCCGCTTGTTTGAAAGCGCAACAAATAACGCGGCAAAGCTGGTTGAAATTGAAAAAAATAATCGCCTCTTGGAACGCACTGTAGCCCAGCAAGTAGGGCAAATCAGACAGCTACGGGAGCAGTTGGAAAAACAAATTAGCCAGCATCGCAGGGACACTCAAGCATTAACTAAAAGTGAAGCCAAACTGCAAGCTATGCTGCGTAATTCTCCCGATCTAATTAGCATTGTTGGCTCGGACGGGCGAGTTCGATACCACAGCGGAACCCTACAGCGGCTTTTGGGTTACAACCCAGAAGAAAGAATTGGCAAATTTCACGGCGAGTTAATTCATCCAGACGATTTGCTGGCTTGGCAGACGTATTTTGGTAAGTTGTTAGAATCTCCAGGAATTGGGGGCGCAATCGAATATCGGAAACGCCACGCTGACGGTTCTTGGATATACATGGAGTCGATAGGTAACAGTTTGCTTTACGATTCTAGCGTGCAGGGAATTATAATTAATTCGCGGGAAATAGGGGAACGAAAGCAAGCCGAAATCGCAGTCCGAGAGTCGGAACTCCACTACAGAGTTATGTCGCAAATTACTTCGGATTTTGCCTATTCTTTTAAGGGACTGCCCGATGGCAAGTTCACCTGCGAGTGGGCGACAGAAGCTTTTGAGCGCTGCAGCGGGATCGTTCCTGAAGAATTAGAATCGTTTGGTTGGTGGAACTCCGAACTCGTTCATCCCGACGACAGGGAAATGTTAATTAAACAATTAGAAGGGTGTACTTTCAGTCGCACTGGAGCTAATGAGTATCGCATAATTAATCAAAAAGGCGAGGTGCGCTGGGTGCGGGACTACTGGCAGGTGGTGTGGGACAAAACTGCTGAACGGGTTGTCCGTTTGTGGGGCGCTTGTCAGGAAATTACCGATCGCAAGCAAGTAGAATTGAAACTGCAACTCGTTAACCAACTTTTGCAAGCCCAGATAGCATCGGCGCCACTGGCGATTAACTGTACCAGCAATGACGGCAATACCGTTGTTTGGAACCGCGCCGCCGAACAACTTTTTGGCTGGACTGCGGCTGAGGTTTTAGGGAAACCTTTACCGAATATTCCTGAAGGCCAAAAGCAAGATTTTTACGCGCTGCTAAAGTCTGCGTCTAATGGCAAACCGCAAAACGGTTTGGAAGTATCTTTGTTGAAAAAAGACGGTAGTTCGATCGATGTTTGGCTTTGGGCCGCACGCGTGCGAGATGCGGGCGGTCAAACTGTCGGCAGTATCAACATATTTTCTGATCTTTCAGAACGCAAGCGCATAGAGGAAGAGCGCCAAAAACTAGCAGCGATGAAAGATATGGAGGAACCTTTTTGGGCGCGCTATGTCAGCCCTCCAAAAACTCCCAAAAAAAAGGGCAGTGGGTAA